One Pantoea trifolii DNA segment encodes these proteins:
- the thrS gene encoding threonine--tRNA ligase — MPVITLPDGSQRSFDRPVSVMDIALDIGPGLAKACIAGRVNGELVDAVDPITEDAQVAIITAKDDAGLEIIRHSCAHLLGHAIKQLWPNTKMAIGPVIDNGFYYDVDLEHTLTQEDLELLEKRMHQLAESNYDVVKKKVSWQEARDVFAERGESYKTTILDENISHDDRPGLYHHEEYIDMCRGPHVPNMRFCHHFKLQKISGAYWRGNSDNKMLQRIYGTAWADKKQLAAYLQRLEEAAKRDHRKIGKQLDLYHMQEEAPGMVFWHNDGWTIFRELEVFVRTKLKEYDYQEVKGPFMMDRVLWEKTGHWENYKEAMFTTSSENREYCIKPMNCPGHVQIFNQGLKSYRDLPLRMAEFGSCHRNEPSGALHGLMRVRGFTQDDAHVFCTEDQVRDEVNSCIRMVYDMYSTFGFEKIVVKLSTRPEKRIGTDEMWDRAEVDLAEALKENDIPFEYQPGEGAFYGPKIEFTLYDCLDRAWQCGTVQLDFSLPKRLDATFVGENNDRQTPVMIHRAILGSMERFIGILTEEFAGFFPSWLAPVQAVVMNITDSQSEYVSELTKKLQNAGIRVKADLRNEKIGFKIREHTLRRVPYMLVCGDKEVEAGKVAVRTRRGKDLGSMDVDVFVEKLQQEIRSRHLHQLEETGY, encoded by the coding sequence ATGCCAGTAATTACTCTTCCTGATGGCAGCCAGCGCAGCTTTGACCGTCCGGTCAGCGTGATGGATATTGCGTTGGATATTGGACCGGGTTTGGCGAAAGCCTGTATCGCGGGCCGCGTGAATGGCGAGTTGGTTGATGCGGTTGATCCGATCACCGAGGACGCTCAGGTCGCGATTATTACCGCTAAAGACGACGCTGGTTTAGAAATCATTCGTCACTCTTGCGCACACCTGTTAGGGCATGCGATCAAGCAGCTGTGGCCAAACACCAAAATGGCTATCGGCCCGGTGATTGATAACGGTTTCTACTATGACGTTGACCTGGAACATACCTTAACCCAGGAAGATCTTGAGCTGCTGGAAAAGCGTATGCACCAGCTGGCTGAAAGCAACTACGATGTGGTGAAGAAAAAGGTGAGCTGGCAGGAAGCACGTGACGTGTTTGCTGAGCGTGGCGAAAGCTACAAAACCACCATTCTTGACGAGAACATCAGCCACGACGATCGTCCTGGCCTGTATCACCATGAAGAATACATCGACATGTGCCGCGGTCCGCACGTGCCGAATATGCGTTTCTGCCATCACTTCAAACTGCAGAAAATCTCCGGGGCTTACTGGCGCGGCAACAGCGACAACAAAATGCTGCAGCGTATTTACGGTACGGCCTGGGCGGATAAAAAGCAGCTGGCTGCTTATTTGCAGCGTCTGGAAGAAGCGGCGAAGCGCGATCACCGTAAGATCGGTAAGCAGCTTGATCTCTACCACATGCAGGAAGAAGCTCCGGGCATGGTGTTCTGGCACAATGACGGCTGGACCATCTTCCGCGAGCTGGAAGTATTTGTGCGTACCAAGCTGAAAGAGTACGACTACCAGGAAGTGAAAGGTCCGTTCATGATGGACCGCGTGCTGTGGGAAAAAACCGGGCACTGGGAGAACTATAAAGAAGCAATGTTCACCACCTCTTCAGAGAACCGTGAATATTGCATCAAGCCGATGAACTGCCCAGGGCACGTTCAGATCTTTAATCAGGGTCTGAAATCCTACCGCGACCTGCCGCTGCGTATGGCGGAGTTTGGTAGCTGCCATCGTAACGAGCCATCAGGTGCCTTGCATGGTCTGATGCGCGTACGCGGCTTTACCCAGGATGATGCTCACGTCTTCTGTACCGAAGATCAGGTACGTGATGAAGTGAACAGTTGTATCCGCATGGTCTACGACATGTACAGCACCTTCGGTTTTGAAAAAATCGTGGTGAAACTGTCGACCCGTCCGGAAAAACGTATCGGTACCGACGAAATGTGGGATCGTGCGGAAGTGGATTTGGCAGAAGCGCTGAAAGAGAATGACATTCCATTCGAATATCAGCCGGGAGAAGGTGCCTTCTACGGCCCTAAAATTGAGTTTACCCTGTACGATTGTCTCGACCGCGCCTGGCAGTGTGGTACCGTTCAGCTAGACTTCTCCCTGCCGAAACGTCTGGACGCGACTTTTGTCGGTGAAAACAACGATCGTCAGACACCGGTGATGATTCACCGCGCAATTCTCGGTTCAATGGAGCGCTTTATAGGCATCCTGACCGAAGAGTTCGCTGGATTCTTCCCGAGTTGGCTGGCACCAGTGCAAGCTGTGGTGATGAATATCACCGACAGTCAGTCAGAATACGTCAGCGAATTGACAAAGAAACTGCAGAATGCAGGTATTCGTGTCAAAGCGGACTTGAGAAACGAGAAGATAGGCTTTAAAATCCGCGAGCACACATTACGTCGCGTCCCTTATATGCTGGTTTGCGGTGACAAAGAGGTGGAAGCAGGCAAAGTTGCCGTGCGCACCCGCCGTGGTAAAGACCTTGGGAGCATGGACGTAGATGTGTTTGTTGAGAAGCTGCAACAAGAGATTCGCAGCCGACATCTTCACCAATTAGAGGAAACAGGTTATTAA
- the infC gene encoding translation initiation factor IF-3 yields MKGGKRVQPTRPNRINGEIRATEVRLSGVDGEQLGIVTLREAIEKAEEAGVDLVEISPNAEPPVCRIMDYGKFLYEKSKSSKEQKKKQKVIQVKEIKFRPGTDDGDYQVKLRNLIRFLEEGDKAKITLRFRGREMAHQQIGMEVLNRVRKDLCEDMDLAIVESFPSKIEGRQMIMVLAPKKKQ; encoded by the coding sequence ATTAAAGGCGGAAAACGAGTACAACCAACACGTCCGAACCGTATCAACGGCGAAATCCGAGCTACCGAAGTGCGCTTATCTGGCGTAGACGGCGAGCAACTTGGCATTGTCACCCTGCGTGAAGCCATTGAGAAAGCTGAAGAAGCCGGCGTAGATTTAGTTGAAATCAGCCCGAACGCCGAACCGCCGGTTTGCCGTATCATGGATTACGGCAAGTTCCTTTATGAAAAAAGCAAGTCTTCTAAGGAACAGAAGAAGAAGCAGAAAGTTATCCAGGTTAAGGAAATCAAATTCCGTCCTGGTACCGATGATGGCGACTATCAGGTCAAACTACGCAACCTGATTCGCTTTCTGGAAGAGGGCGATAAAGCCAAAATCACGCTGCGTTTCCGCGGTCGTGAGATGGCGCACCAGCAGATCGGTATGGAAGTGCTTAACCGCGTCCGTAAAGATCTGTGTGAAGACATGGATCTGGCGATTGTCGAATCCTTCCCTTCGAAGATCGAAGGTCGTCAGATGATCATGGTGCTCGCTCCTAAGAAGAAACAGTAG
- the rpmI gene encoding 50S ribosomal protein L35 gives MPKIKTVRGAAKRFKKTASGGFKRKHANLRHILTKKSTKRKRHLRPKGMVSKGDLGLVIACLPYA, from the coding sequence ATGCCAAAGATTAAAACTGTACGTGGCGCCGCTAAGCGCTTCAAGAAGACCGCTTCTGGCGGCTTCAAGCGTAAGCACGCGAACCTGCGTCATATTCTGACTAAAAAGTCTACTAAGCGTAAACGTCACCTGCGTCCGAAAGGCATGGTGTCTAAAGGCGATCTGGGTCTGGTTATTGCCTGCCTGCCGTACGCATAA
- the rplT gene encoding 50S ribosomal protein L20 — translation MARVKRGVIARARHKKILKQAKGYYGARSRVYRVAFQAVIKAGQYAYRDRRQRKRQFRQLWIARINAAARQNGISYSRFINGLKKASIEIDRKILADIAVFDKVTFTALVEKAKSALA, via the coding sequence ATGGCTCGCGTTAAACGTGGTGTAATTGCTCGCGCACGTCACAAGAAAATCTTAAAACAAGCTAAAGGCTACTATGGTGCACGTTCACGTGTATACCGCGTTGCCTTCCAGGCTGTTATCAAAGCTGGTCAGTATGCTTACCGTGACCGTCGTCAACGTAAGCGTCAGTTCCGTCAACTGTGGATCGCGCGTATCAACGCTGCGGCTCGTCAGAACGGTATCTCTTACAGCCGTTTCATCAATGGCCTGAAAAAAGCCTCTATTGAAATCGACCGTAAGATTCTGGCTGACATCGCTGTATTCGACAAAGTGACATTTACTGCACTTGTTGAAAAAGCAAAATCAGCTCTGGCGTAA
- the pheM gene encoding pheST operon leader peptide PheM — protein MNAAIFRFFFYFSA, from the coding sequence ATGAATGCTGCTATTTTCCGTTTCTTTTTTTACTTTAGCGCCTGA
- the pheS gene encoding phenylalanine--tRNA ligase subunit alpha, whose product MSQLADLVARATAAIDEAADIAALDAVRVEFLGKKGHLTLQMTTLRELPAEERPAAGAVINDAKQQVQDRLTARKDTLENAELNARLAAETIDVSLPGRRVENGGLHPVTRTIDRIETFFGELGFAVVTGPEIEDDYHNFDALNIPGHHPARADHDTFWFDATRLLRTQTSGVQIRTMKNQQPPIRIIAPGRVYRNDYDQTHTPMFHQMEGLIVDKDISFTNLKGTLHDFLNNFFEENLQIRFRPSYFPFTEPSAEVDVMGKNGKWLEVLGCGMVHPNVLRNVGIDPEIYSGFAFGMGMERLTMLRYGVTDLRAFFENDLRFLKQFK is encoded by the coding sequence ATGTCCCAACTCGCAGACCTGGTGGCTCGTGCCACGGCCGCCATCGACGAGGCGGCGGATATCGCTGCTCTGGACGCCGTGCGCGTCGAATTTCTGGGTAAGAAAGGGCATCTGACGCTGCAAATGACCACCCTGCGTGAACTGCCAGCAGAAGAGCGCCCGGCAGCGGGTGCGGTCATCAACGATGCTAAACAGCAAGTGCAGGATCGCCTTACCGCGCGCAAAGATACGCTGGAAAACGCCGAGCTGAATGCGCGTCTGGCTGCGGAAACCATCGACGTGTCGCTGCCTGGCCGCCGCGTTGAGAATGGCGGCTTGCATCCGGTGACCCGCACGATCGACCGTATCGAAACCTTCTTCGGCGAACTGGGTTTCGCGGTAGTGACAGGTCCGGAAATTGAAGACGATTACCACAACTTTGATGCGCTAAACATTCCGGGCCATCACCCGGCACGTGCCGATCACGATACCTTCTGGTTCGATGCCACGCGTCTGCTGCGCACCCAAACCTCAGGCGTGCAGATTCGCACCATGAAAAACCAGCAGCCGCCGATCCGCATCATCGCGCCAGGCCGTGTTTATCGTAACGACTACGATCAGACGCACACGCCGATGTTCCATCAGATGGAAGGTTTAATTGTCGATAAGGACATCAGCTTTACCAATCTGAAAGGCACGCTGCACGATTTCCTGAACAACTTCTTCGAAGAGAATCTGCAAATTCGCTTCCGTCCTTCTTACTTCCCGTTCACCGAACCGTCCGCAGAAGTGGATGTGATGGGTAAAAACGGCAAGTGGCTGGAAGTGCTGGGTTGCGGCATGGTGCACCCGAACGTATTGCGCAATGTTGGCATCGATCCGGAAATTTATTCAGGCTTTGCGTTTGGCATGGGCATGGAGCGTCTCACCATGCTGCGCTACGGCGTGACCGATCTGCGCGCCTTCTTCGAAAATGATTTACGTTTCCTCAAACAATTTAAATAA
- the pheT gene encoding phenylalanine--tRNA ligase subunit beta — protein MKFSELWLREWVNPALDSAALSEQITMAGLEVDGVDPVAGAFNGVVVGEVVECGQHPNADKLRVTKINVGSDRLLDIVCGAPNCRQGLKVAVATVGAVLPGDFKIKAAKLRGEPSEGMLCSFSELGISDDHSGIIELPADAPIGTDIRSYLQLDDNTIEISVTPNRADCLGIIGVARDVAVLNGLPLTAPAIEPVKATITDTFPIRVDATAACPRYLGRVVKGINVKAATPLWMREKLRRCGIRSIDPVVDITNYVLLELGQPMHAFDLDRINGGIVVRMAEEGEALTLLDGTEAKLSSDTLVIADHHKALAMGGIFGGEHSGVNEETQNVLFECAYFDPLAITGRARRQGLHTDASHRYERGVDPALQHKAIERATQLLLDICGGEAGPVIDQTDASALPPRATITLRREKLDRLIGHVIADDQVTDILTRLGCEVTVGAGEWQAVAPSWRFDMAIEEDLVEEVARVYGYNNIPDVPVKASLIMTQHREADLSLKRAKNLLVDKGYQEAITYSFVDPKLQQLLHPGEEALILPSPISSDMSAMRLSLWTGLLGAVVYNQNRQQGRVRLFESGLRFVPDTQADLGIRQDLMLAGVLSGNRYEEHWDLARQTVDFYDLKGDLESLLDLTGKLDEISFRAEANPALHPGQSAAIYLRGERIGFIGVVHPELERKLDLNGRTLVFELLWNKVADRVLPDAREISRFPANRRDIAVVVAENVPAADIIAECKKVGVNQVVGVNLFDVYRGKGVNEGEKSLAISLILQDTSRTLEEEEIAATVAKCVAALKERFQATLRD, from the coding sequence ATGAAATTCAGTGAACTCTGGTTACGCGAATGGGTAAATCCAGCCCTTGACAGCGCTGCGCTGTCTGAGCAAATCACCATGGCCGGCCTTGAAGTAGACGGCGTAGATCCGGTTGCCGGCGCTTTCAACGGTGTTGTAGTAGGTGAAGTGGTTGAGTGCGGCCAGCATCCAAACGCCGACAAACTGCGCGTCACCAAAATCAACGTCGGTAGCGATCGTCTGTTGGACATCGTCTGCGGCGCGCCAAACTGCCGTCAGGGCCTGAAAGTCGCAGTGGCGACCGTTGGCGCTGTGCTACCGGGCGATTTCAAAATCAAAGCGGCAAAACTGCGTGGCGAACCCTCTGAAGGCATGCTGTGCTCCTTCTCTGAGCTGGGTATTTCCGACGATCACAGTGGCATTATCGAGCTGCCAGCCGATGCGCCCATTGGTACCGACATCCGCAGCTATCTGCAGCTGGATGACAACACCATTGAAATCAGCGTCACGCCAAACCGCGCCGATTGCCTGGGCATCATCGGGGTTGCGCGTGATGTAGCGGTACTGAACGGTTTGCCGCTGACGGCGCCTGCCATTGAGCCGGTAAAAGCCACCATCACCGACACTTTCCCGATTCGCGTCGATGCCACCGCCGCGTGCCCGCGCTATCTGGGCCGCGTGGTGAAAGGTATCAACGTCAAAGCCGCTACGCCATTGTGGATGCGAGAAAAGCTGCGTCGCTGCGGTATTCGTTCAATCGATCCGGTGGTGGATATCACCAACTATGTGCTGCTGGAGCTTGGCCAGCCGATGCACGCCTTTGATCTCGACCGCATCAACGGCGGTATCGTGGTGCGTATGGCAGAAGAGGGCGAAGCCCTGACGCTGCTGGATGGTACCGAAGCCAAACTCAGCAGCGACACGCTGGTGATTGCCGATCACCACAAAGCGCTGGCGATGGGCGGCATCTTTGGTGGCGAGCATTCAGGTGTGAATGAAGAGACGCAGAACGTGCTGTTCGAATGCGCCTACTTTGATCCGCTGGCGATTACCGGCCGCGCACGCCGTCAAGGCTTGCATACTGACGCATCACATCGTTATGAGCGTGGCGTCGATCCGGCGCTGCAGCACAAAGCGATTGAACGCGCGACGCAGCTGCTGCTCGACATCTGTGGCGGCGAAGCGGGCCCGGTCATCGATCAAACTGACGCGAGCGCGCTGCCGCCACGCGCCACCATCACGTTGCGCCGTGAAAAGCTTGATCGCCTGATTGGTCACGTGATTGCTGACGATCAGGTTACTGACATCCTGACGCGTCTCGGTTGTGAAGTGACGGTCGGTGCAGGCGAGTGGCAAGCCGTGGCGCCAAGCTGGCGTTTCGATATGGCCATCGAAGAAGATCTGGTCGAAGAAGTGGCGCGCGTTTACGGCTACAACAACATTCCAGATGTGCCGGTGAAAGCCAGCCTGATCATGACGCAACATCGTGAAGCCGATCTGTCGCTGAAGCGTGCGAAAAATCTGCTGGTGGATAAGGGCTATCAGGAAGCGATTACGTACAGCTTCGTCGATCCAAAATTGCAGCAGTTGCTGCATCCGGGCGAAGAGGCGCTGATTTTGCCAAGCCCGATCTCCAGCGATATGTCGGCCATGCGCCTGTCGCTCTGGACCGGTTTACTGGGTGCGGTGGTGTACAACCAAAACCGTCAGCAGGGCCGCGTACGCCTGTTTGAGAGCGGTTTGCGCTTTGTTCCTGATACACAGGCCGATCTGGGTATCCGCCAGGATCTTATGCTGGCCGGCGTTTTAAGCGGTAATCGCTATGAAGAGCATTGGGATCTGGCGCGTCAGACGGTTGACTTCTATGATTTGAAAGGCGATTTAGAATCGCTGCTGGATTTGACCGGTAAACTTGATGAGATTTCCTTCCGTGCGGAAGCCAATCCGGCATTGCATCCAGGACAAAGCGCCGCAATTTATTTACGCGGCGAACGAATCGGATTTATCGGGGTGGTTCATCCAGAGCTGGAACGTAAGCTGGATCTTAACGGGCGCACCTTAGTGTTTGAACTGCTTTGGAATAAGGTCGCAGACCGCGTCCTGCCTGATGCGCGCGAGATTTCCCGCTTCCCGGCAAACCGTCGTGATATCGCCGTTGTCGTGGCTGAAAACGTGCCTGCAGCAGATATCATTGCGGAGTGTAAGAAAGTTGGCGTAAATCAGGTAGTTGGCGTAAACTTGTTTGACGTGTACCGTGGTAAGGGCGTGAACGAGGGTGAAAAGAGCCTTGCGATTAGCCTGATTTTGCAGGATACCAGCCGGACACTCGAAGAAGAGGAGATTGCCGCGACCGTTGCCAAATGCGTTGCGGCATTAAAAGAGCGATTCCAGGCAACCTTGAGGGATTGA
- the ihfA gene encoding integration host factor subunit alpha: MALTKAEMSEYLFEKLGLSKRDAKELVELFFEEVRRALENGEQVKLSGFGNFDLRDKNQRPGRNPKTGEDIPITARRVVTFRPGQKLKSRVENATPKDAD, encoded by the coding sequence ATGGCGCTTACAAAAGCTGAAATGTCAGAGTACCTGTTTGAAAAACTCGGGTTGAGCAAACGCGATGCCAAAGAGTTGGTAGAACTTTTTTTTGAAGAGGTTCGCCGCGCGTTGGAAAACGGAGAACAGGTAAAACTGTCCGGATTTGGTAATTTTGATCTGCGTGACAAAAACCAGCGTCCGGGCCGTAACCCGAAGACGGGGGAAGATATTCCTATCACCGCGCGCCGAGTGGTGACATTCCGTCCGGGACAGAAGTTGAAAAGTCGCGTCGAGAACGCGACACCCAAGGATGCTGACTAA
- a CDS encoding DUF2502 domain-containing protein has protein sequence MKKTALLLSILLGMPLLANANVSVNINTPGVSIHIGDQDKRGYYWDGYDWRAPTWWKQHHNQRIGTKGPHGYWNGNGWQAQHPGNGPHRDDKRQPQRQPQPQHHDQHDNQQKRDNHGQPLPPHQ, from the coding sequence ATGAAAAAGACAGCACTTTTATTAAGCATCCTGTTAGGCATGCCGCTGCTGGCTAACGCCAATGTTTCCGTCAACATCAACACGCCGGGCGTTTCGATTCATATAGGCGATCAGGATAAGCGTGGCTACTATTGGGATGGTTACGACTGGCGTGCGCCAACGTGGTGGAAACAGCACCATAACCAGCGTATTGGCACCAAAGGTCCGCACGGTTACTGGAACGGTAACGGCTGGCAGGCGCAGCATCCGGGCAATGGGCCGCATCGGGATGACAAACGTCAGCCACAGCGACAGCCGCAACCGCAGCATCACGACCAGCATGATAATCAGCAGAAGCGTGATAATCACGGTCAGCCGCTTCCCCCGCATCAGTAA
- the btuC gene encoding vitamin B12 ABC transporter permease BtuC — MTLLDQLASQANRRSQRWLITLSALLLLLIGLSLSAGDSWISPTQWFSAQGDLFVWQLRMPRTLAVLLVGAALAVCGVVMQALFNNPLAEPGLLGVSNGAGIGLVLGVMLGNGSLWSLALAAMAGALLITLILLHFAHKQLSVSRLLLTGVALGIICSAIMTWAVYFSTSLDLRQLMYWMMGGFSGIDWRYGWMMLALLPVTLLLIATARTLNLLALGETSARQLGLPLLLWRNLLVLAMGWLVGVSVAMAGAIGFVGLVIPHLLRLSGFSDHRYLLPAAALAGAAVLLGADIIARLVLTSAELPIGVVTATLGAPLFIVLLVKSSR, encoded by the coding sequence ATGACTCTGCTGGATCAGCTTGCTTCTCAGGCAAACCGCCGCAGCCAGCGCTGGCTCATCACACTCAGTGCGCTGCTGTTGCTGCTCATTGGGCTTAGCCTGTCGGCCGGTGACAGCTGGATCTCCCCAACACAATGGTTTTCGGCGCAAGGCGATCTGTTCGTCTGGCAGCTGCGCATGCCGCGTACGCTGGCGGTGTTGCTGGTGGGTGCGGCGCTGGCAGTGTGCGGCGTGGTGATGCAGGCGCTGTTCAATAATCCGCTGGCGGAACCAGGCTTGTTGGGTGTGTCGAATGGGGCAGGAATTGGTCTGGTATTGGGCGTGATGCTTGGCAACGGTTCGTTATGGAGCTTAGCGCTGGCGGCAATGGCCGGTGCACTGCTGATCACCCTGATTCTGCTGCACTTCGCCCACAAACAACTGTCGGTAAGCCGCTTACTGTTGACCGGCGTGGCGCTAGGCATTATCTGTAGCGCCATCATGACATGGGCGGTGTACTTTAGCACCAGTCTCGATCTGCGCCAGCTGATGTACTGGATGATGGGCGGTTTTAGCGGCATCGACTGGCGCTATGGCTGGATGATGCTGGCGCTGCTGCCGGTTACGCTGCTGCTGATCGCCACCGCGCGCACGCTGAATTTGCTGGCGCTGGGCGAAACCTCGGCGCGTCAGCTCGGATTACCGCTGCTGCTGTGGCGCAACCTGCTGGTGCTGGCGATGGGCTGGCTGGTGGGCGTGAGCGTGGCGATGGCGGGGGCAATCGGCTTTGTCGGTCTGGTTATCCCGCATTTGTTGCGTCTCAGCGGTTTCAGCGATCATCGTTATTTGTTGCCTGCGGCGGCTTTAGCCGGTGCCGCAGTGCTGCTGGGCGCGGATATTATTGCGCGGCTGGTATTAACCTCCGCCGAACTGCCGATTGGCGTGGTAACCGCCACGCTCGGCGCGCCGCTGTTTATCGTGTTATTAGTGAAGTCTTCGCGCTAG
- a CDS encoding glutathione peroxidase: MSIYQTELVTLDGEKTSLAAFEGKVLLVVNVASKCGLTAQYEQLESLQKAWQDKNFSVLGFPCNQFLEQEPGSNEEIKTFCSTTYGVTFPMFDKTDVNGEHRHPLYAQLTAAQPVAQRPEGSGFLERMESKGRAPKAPGDILWNFEKFLINKQGKVIARFSPDMTPDDPIILKSVEQALAE; this comes from the coding sequence ATGAGCATTTATCAAACAGAACTGGTGACGCTGGACGGTGAAAAAACCTCGCTGGCCGCCTTTGAAGGCAAGGTGCTGCTGGTGGTGAACGTGGCATCAAAATGCGGCCTGACGGCGCAGTACGAGCAGTTAGAATCGCTGCAGAAAGCCTGGCAGGATAAGAACTTCAGCGTGCTGGGCTTCCCGTGCAATCAGTTCCTCGAGCAAGAGCCGGGCAGCAACGAAGAGATCAAAACCTTCTGCAGCACCACCTACGGCGTGACTTTCCCGATGTTCGATAAAACTGACGTCAACGGCGAGCATCGTCATCCGCTCTATGCGCAGCTGACGGCGGCGCAGCCAGTGGCGCAACGCCCGGAAGGCAGCGGTTTCCTTGAGCGCATGGAGAGCAAAGGCCGCGCGCCGAAAGCGCCAGGCGATATCCTGTGGAACTTCGAGAAGTTCCTTATTAATAAGCAGGGCAAAGTGATTGCGCGCTTCTCACCGGATATGACGCCGGACGATCCCATCATCCTGAAAAGTGTAGAGCAGGCGCTGGCCGAGTAA
- the btuD gene encoding vitamin B12 ABC transporter ATP-binding protein BtuD, translating into MQCQGVSVAGRLAPVELSVNAGELVHLVGPNGAGKSTLLNVLSGLLPSQGRILLDGAPLSTLNGAALAQLRGWLPQQQMAPGPMPVWHYLRMHISAQTAETDRVLLDVFAQLALQDKLTRSLTQLSGGEWQRVRLAAVVLQVHPAINPRGKLLLLDEPMSALDVAQQRVVDKLLAELCRSGLAIVASGHDLNHSLRHADRVWLMHQGSVVRQGRAREVLTAAQLAPLYQTPFEQIDTAQGPLLFIP; encoded by the coding sequence TTGCAGTGTCAGGGAGTCAGCGTCGCAGGGCGGCTGGCTCCCGTTGAACTTAGCGTTAACGCCGGTGAGTTAGTACATCTGGTGGGGCCGAACGGTGCGGGCAAAAGTACCTTGCTCAACGTGCTGTCCGGTTTGTTGCCGAGTCAGGGCCGGATTCTGCTGGATGGCGCGCCGCTGTCCACGTTAAACGGTGCGGCATTGGCTCAGTTGCGCGGCTGGCTGCCGCAGCAGCAGATGGCGCCGGGACCAATGCCGGTGTGGCATTACTTACGCATGCATATCTCCGCCCAAACGGCAGAAACGGACCGCGTTTTACTGGATGTGTTCGCGCAGTTAGCTCTGCAGGATAAGCTGACGCGCAGCCTGACGCAGCTTTCTGGCGGTGAATGGCAACGTGTGCGGCTGGCTGCCGTGGTGTTACAGGTACATCCGGCGATCAATCCTCGCGGCAAACTGCTGCTGCTGGATGAGCCGATGAGCGCTCTCGACGTGGCGCAACAGCGCGTAGTTGATAAGTTGCTGGCCGAACTGTGCCGTAGCGGCCTGGCAATTGTTGCCAGCGGGCACGACCTCAATCACAGCCTGCGTCACGCCGATCGCGTGTGGCTAATGCATCAAGGCTCGGTGGTACGTCAGGGCCGCGCCCGCGAGGTGCTGACCGCTGCGCAATTAGCGCCGCTTTACCAAACCCCGTTTGAACAAATCGATACTGCACAAGGCCCGCTACTGTTTATTCCCTGA
- a CDS encoding NlpC/P60 family protein → MRLTILILALLLAGCSHHAPPPNGRLSDSITVIAQLNDQLSRWRGTPYRYGGLSRGGVDCSGFVYLTFRDKFEMQLPRSTIDQTDIGTRIDKGDLLPGDLVFFKTGSGENGLHVGIYDTDNTFIHASTSQGVIRSSLDNVYWRKVFWQARRI, encoded by the coding sequence ATGCGGCTGACAATTTTGATTTTGGCACTGTTGCTGGCGGGCTGTAGCCACCATGCGCCGCCGCCTAATGGTCGCCTGTCTGATTCCATCACCGTGATTGCCCAACTTAACGATCAGCTGAGCCGCTGGCGCGGAACACCGTATCGCTACGGCGGGTTAAGCCGCGGTGGCGTGGACTGTTCCGGCTTCGTCTACCTGACCTTCCGCGATAAATTTGAGATGCAATTGCCGCGCTCGACCATTGACCAAACTGACATTGGTACGCGCATCGACAAAGGCGATCTGCTGCCTGGCGATCTGGTGTTCTTCAAAACCGGCAGTGGAGAAAACGGTTTACACGTGGGTATTTACGATACCGACAACACCTTTATTCACGCCTCGACCAGCCAGGGTGTGATCCGCTCTTCGCTGGATAACGTTTACTGGCGCAAAGTATTTTGGCAGGCGCGTCGCATCTAA